The following proteins are co-located in the Canis aureus isolate CA01 chromosome X, VMU_Caureus_v.1.0, whole genome shotgun sequence genome:
- the TSR2 gene encoding pre-rRNA-processing protein TSR2 homolog isoform X2, with protein MVSQQLQTMFHHFQRGDGAALKEMASHITQRKYRVRATAVATARETDEDDVDSMEEMEVTDTNDGAATDGVCPQPASSGPDSQTIKEEDIVEDGWTIVRRKK; from the exons GTGAGCCAGCAGCTACAGACCATGTTCCACCACTTCCAGAGGGGTGATGGGGCTGCTCTGAAGGAGATGGCCTCCCACATCACCCAGAGAAAGTACAGGGTCAGAGCCACTGCAGTTGCAACAGCCAGAGAGACGGATGAAGATGATGTGGACAGCATGGAGGAGATGGAG GTCACAGATACGAATGATGGGGCAGCTACAGATGGGGTCTGCCCCCAGCCTGCATCCTCTGGTCCAGACTCCCAGACTATTAAAGAAGAGGATATAGTGGAGGATGGCTGGACCATTGTCCGGAGAAAGAAATGA